In Bradyrhizobium sp. WBOS07, the genomic window CGACGCCGAAGGGATTGCCGATCGCCAGCACGACGTCGCCGACCAGCAGCTCATCGGAATTGGTGAATTCGAGCGCCGGAAACTTCTCCTTCGAATCCTTCAGGCGCAGCACCGCAAGATCGGTGCGGGAATCCTTCAGCACGATCTCGGCCTCGAATTCGCGCTTGTCCGACAGCGACACCTTCACCTGGTCGGCACCTTCGATGACATGGACGTTGGTGACGACGAGGCCGGACGTATCGACGATGACACCGGAGCCGAGCGAGCGCTGCACCTGCTCGGGCTGCTGGCCCGGCACGCCGAAGAAGCGGCGGAAGATCGGATCGTCGAGCAGCGGATTGCGATTCTGCACCACCTTGGCGGCATACACATTGACGACGGCCGGCTGAACGCGCTGCACGATCGGCGCATAGGACAGCCGCAGCTCGGCCTGCGAAGACGGGACGCGGCGGTCCTGCGCTGAGGCCGGATTGAACTGGGCGGAAAAGGCTATGCACAAGGCCGTGACGGCGGCGGTCCAGATCGATCGAAACATTCCTACCTCTTGGAAAAGACGCCGGAATATAGGCGCGTTCGCCCCTCAATAGAAGGGCGCGGGGTGGCAATATTCGGCCTCATTCCGACGGCTCGGGCCCGAGCCAGGCGTGCGAAACAGCAACTTGCCGGCGGGGTCGATTGGCATGACACGCATCATCTTGCATGCTCGCTCTCGGCGGATTCGGTTGCGACGAATTTACATCAGCGGGAACCAGCGCAACCGAGGCTTGCCGTCGCGGGGCAGTCATCGAGCGCTCTTAGGCTCGCGACTTGGGGAAGTTGGTCCAACCGATGGAGTGATGACGTGAGCAGGACAAGAATTGCAGCCACGGCGATTGGCCTCGCCGGCGCACTGGCCGCCTCGCAGGCCCAGGCCCAATCAGCAAGCAGCAGCGAGCAGGAGATCGCGCTGCTGAAGCAGCAGTTGAAGCTGCTGGAGCAGAAGCTCGACAAGCTCCAGAGTCAAACCGCCGCGAACATTGCGGCTGCGGCAAAGGCCAGAACCGAAGCAAAGGCCGAGGCGCGCTCGGAGGCAAAGGCGGTCGTTGCCAACGCCAATGCGGCGATTCCCGTCAAGGGGCCGGCCCCGGCATCCGGCGTCGTCGTGACGATGCCGAACAACCGCCCGACGATCTGCACCGCCGACCAGGCCAATTGCGTCGGCATCACCAGCCGCCTGCACTGGGATGTGGGCGGCTACGACTATCGCCCCAACACGGCGGCGACCGTGCCGCAGAAGCTCGACAGCGGCCAGAACGTCCGCCGTGCGCGCATCGGCGTCACCGGCAAGTTCTTCAACGACTGGAACTTCGCGCTGGTCTACGATTTCGGCGGCTCCTCCGACGGATTTGGCGGCGCCGCGCCAGGCTCGCTGCCGGGCGGCGGCCTCTCCGGCGTCGAGAACGCCTATCTGAGCTATACCGGCCTGAAACCGTTCGGCGGGCGGATGGCGATCGAGGCCGGCATCATGGACCTGCCCTACACCATGGACGAGGCCACCAGCTCCAACGACATCATGTTCATGGAGCGTGCCTCCCCCGGCGTGATCGCGACCAACATCGCTGCCGGCGACTTCCGTTCCGCAGCCGGTGCGCGCTGGTACAACGACCAGCTCTGGATCGGCGGCTACATCACGGGACCGTCGACCGGCGCGATCCACTCCGCCTCGAGTGTCTCGCCCCCTGGCACGAGCGAGCAATATGGCGCGGTCGCCCGCGTGGCCGGTAATCCCATCAGCGCAAAGGACTACTCCGTGCATATCGGCGCCAATGCGCAATGGCTGATTCAGCCGCCGCGCAATCTGATCGCCAACACCCAGACGGTCACGCTCAGCGATCGTCCGGAATTGCGCCTCGATCCGACCACGCTGATCTCCACCGGCGCCATCGCCAATGCCTCTGGCGCGCAGGTCTACAGCGTGGAGGCAGCGGCGACCTACGGACCCCTCATCGTCCAGGGCGAGTACTTCTGGTACAATGTCGACCGCACCGCCAACACCGGCGTGCCGCTGGTGGGAGCACCGAGCCTGAAATTCCAGGGCGGCTATGCGCAGGCCGGCTACGTGCTGACGGGCGAAGGGCGAACCTACAATGCGGCAAATGCCGCCTATCATGGCGTCAAGCCGGCCCATCCGTTCTCGCTCGACGGCGGCGGCTGGGGCGCGTGGGAAATCGCGGGACGGTTCTCGACGATCGACCTCAACGATCAGCTTGCAACCGCGACCGGCGTCGCCGGCGGCCGGCAGACCGTCTACACGCTGGCGCTCAATTGGTACGTCAACGGCAATGTCCGCTTCATGCTGGACTATCTGCACGGCACCGTGTCGCGACAGGCCTCGCCGGTCTCGACCGCCGATGTCGGCTCGAAGTTCGACGCGGTCGCGATGCGCACGCAGTTTGCGTTCTAGGCAGAGCTGTCGTCCCGGGGCGCGCGAAGCGCGAACCCGGGACCCATAACCACAGGCGGAAGTGGTTGCGAAGACTCGGAGTTGCCGCTGCGCACCACAACCTCACCCTGGGGTTATGGGTCCTCGCCTTCGCGGGGACGACACCGAACACGCGCCGCTTCTCCTACAACTCACGCCGCGCGCTTCGGCTTCCTCACCACCACCGGCTCAGGCGCGCAGGACAGCCGCTCCTGATGACTTTCGCCCCAGGTCTTCAGGGTGTCGATAACCGGCTTGAGGCTCTCGCCGAGCTCGGAGAGGCAGTACTCCACGCGCGGCGGCACCTCGGCATAGACCCTGCGGATGACGAGCTTGTCCTCCTCCAGAGCGCGCAGCTGCTTTGTTAGCATGCGCTGGGTGATGCCGGGCATCCGGCGGCGCAATTCGCCGAAGCGCTGCGTGCCGCTCTGCAGGTGATAGAGGATCACGCCCTTCCACTTGCCGTCGATCAGGTCCAGCGTCGCCTCGACCGCGCAGCCGGGGCGACGGGCAAAATTGCGCCGTTTCATGCGTCTTTCCCAATAGTATCCAAATAGGGACTATATCCCCGAATTTACAGTACTTGCCAAATCGGAGCCAGAGCGACAGTTAGGACGGCAGGCGAGCATGCCATCTGATGGAGACAAGCCATGAAGGCCGTCGGCTACAAGAAATCGCTTCCGATCGAGGACGCGGATTCGCTGTTCGATTTCGAGACCGCAAAACCGGAGCCCAAGGGGCGCGACATCCGCGTCGCCGTAAAGGCGATCTCGGCCAATCCGGTCGATTACAAGGTGCGCAAGCGCGCAGCCCCGCCCGAGGGCGAGACCAAGATCCTGGGCTATGACGCAGCCGGCGTGGTCGATGCCGTCGGGCCCGAGGTTACGTTGTTCAAGCCGGGCGACGAGGTGTTCTACGCCGGCTCGATCCTGCGCCAGGGCACCAATGCCGAATTCCATCTGGTCGACGAGCGCATCGTCGGCAACAAGCCGAAGAGCCTGTCCTTCGCGCAAGCAGCCGCCCTTCCCCTCACCTCCATCACCGCCTGGGAATTGCTGTTCGACCGGCTCGGCGCGGTGCCCGGCAAGAGCGTCGATCCGCGCACGCTGCTGATCACCGGCGGCGCCGGCGGCGTCGGCTCGATCCTGATCCAGCTTGCCCGCCGCCTCACCGGCCTCACGGTGCTCGCCACCGCGACGCGGCCGGAATCGCGGACATGGTGCCTCGAGCTCGGCGCGCATGCCGTGATCGACCACGGCAAGCCGATGAAGGAGCAGATCGAGAAGCTCAAGCTGCCGCCGGTCGCGCTGGTGGCGAGCCTCACCTTCACCGATCAGCACTACAAGGCGATCGCGGACTTCATGGCGCCGCAGGGCAGGTTCGGCCTGATCGACGATCCGCCGGAATTCACCATGAGCACGTTCAAGGGCAAGGCAATCTCGGTGCACTGGGAATCGATGTTCACGCGCTCCTCGTTCCAGACGTCGGACATGATCGCGCAGCATCATCTGCTGAACGACGTCGCCGACCTCATCGACAAGGGCGTGCTGCGCACCACGCTCGACCAGACCTTCGGCACGATCAACGCCGCCAACCTCAAGCGCGCGCATGCGCTGCTGGAAAGCGGCAAATCGCGCGGCAAGATCGTGCTGGAGGGGTGGTAGGCGAAGGCTTCGCAGGGTGGGCAAAGGCGCACTTGCGCCGCGCCCACCAGCTCACTCGGCCGCAAGAAGTGCGTGGGCACGCTTCGCTTTGCCCACCCTACGGCAGTCACGCTTCCGGCACGCCCTCGACGAACAGCAGCCGCCTCTCGAGCGCTGTCTGGCGCAACTTCAGCGCCTCGGCATATTCCGGCGAGGCGTACCATTCCTTCAGCCTCGCCATCGACGGAAATTCGACAATGACGATCGCCTTCGCCGGGAGGTTACCTTCGGCAAGCTCGGCCTTGCCGCCGCGGACGAGATAGCGTCCGCCGTAGAGCGCGATCGTCTTTGCGGCGAGCGTGCGATAGGCTTCGAATCCGCCCGCGTCGCGCATCTCGACTTCGGAGACCACATAGGCCGTCATGCGCGGCCTCAGGCAATGGTGTTGACGATGCCGCCTTCTGCGCGCAGCGCAGCGCCGTTGGTGGCGGATGCCTGCTTCGAGGCGACGTAGACCACCATGTTGGCGATCTCGTCGACGCTGGCAAAGCGCTGGAGCAGCGAGCTCGGGCGATGCTGCTTGACGAAATTGGTGGCGGCCTCGTCCACCGACTGGCCGTTCTGCCTGGCGAGATCCTTCACGAAAGTTTCGACGCCCTCCGACATGGTCGGGCCCGGCAGCACGGAATTGACGGTGACACCCGTGCCGCGGGTGAGCTGCGCCAGGCCGCGGGCGACCGACAGCTGCGCCGTCTTGGTCATGCCGTAATGGATCATCTCGACGGGAATGTTGAGGCCGGACTCCGAGGAGATGAAGACGATGCGGCCCCAATTGCGCTGGAGCATGCCCTTCATGTAGGCCCGCGACAACCGCACGCCGCTCATGACGTTGACCTCGAAGAAGCGGCTCCAGTCCTCATCGGGAATGTCGAAGAAGTCCTTGGGCTCGAAGATGCCGGCATTGTTGACGAGGATGTCGACGTCCGGCAGCGCCGCAACGAGCGCCTTGCAACCCGAGGCGGTCGAGACGTCGGCGGCGATGCCGCGGACCCTGGCGCCCGTCCCTTCCAGCTTGCGCACGGCGGCATCGACCTTGTCCTGGCCGCGGCCGTTGATCACGACGCTGGCGCCGGAGGCCGCCAGGCCTTTGGCGATGGCCTGGCCGATGCCGGCGGTCGAGCCGGTCACCAGCGCGGTTTTTCCGGAAAGGTCGATGTTCATGTCATATCTCCATCAGATCGATGACGGGGATATCGGTCGCGGTGGACCGGCCCGCAATCGGAGCTCACCAATCAGTGAGACGCTCGGACGCCGTTCCGGCAGCAATGGGTCCCGCGCCCGGCTCGACCGCAGGTGGAATGATTATTGCTAAACCGGAACCCGAGCATCTTCGCTCATGCGAACACGGAAGGACCAAGCGATGAAGAGAACCGCCCTCACTGTTGCGCTCGGGTTGCTCGGCCTGATGGGCAGCAATTCGCTCGCGCCAGCGCAAGCGGTCTATCCGGACAAGGCCCTGCAATTGATCGTCCCCTTCCCGCCCGGCGGCGCCTCCGACGTGGTGGCGCGCATCATCGGCGGCGAGCTGGAGACGCGGCTCGGCAAGCCCGTGATCATCATCAACCGCCCCGGCGGCGGCACCACGATTGCGGCCAAGGAAGTCGCGCGAGCGGCGCCGGACGGATACACCCTGTTCTTCAGCTCGAACTCGAGCTTCACGCTGCCGGCAGCCGTCAAGGAAACCGTGCCTTACGACGCGGCCAAGGATTTCGAGCCGCTCGGCCAGGTCGGCAAGATCACGCTGGTGCTGGTCACCTACAAGGACAATCCGGTCAAGGACGTGGCTGCGCTCGTCGCTGAAGCCAAGGCCAATCCCGACAAGCTCTCGCTGGCATCCTTCGGCGTCGCGACCGTCTCGCACTTTGCCGGCGAATTGTTCAAATCGGCGGCCGGGATCAAGATGGTCCACCTGCCCTACAAGGGCAGCGCGCCGGCGATGAACGACCTCATCGGCAAGCACATCCAGTACCACGTCGACACGGTGATCGCGGTCAAGCCGCAGGTCGAGGCGGGTACCGTCAAGGTGCTCGCGGCGTTCTCGGCCAAGCGCACGCCGTTCCTGCCTGACGTGCCGACACTCGCCGAGCTCGGCTATGGCAACATCGACTTCGCCTCGTGGGGCGCCGTGGTCGCTCCCAAGGGCCTGCCGCCGGCCGTTCGCGACAAGCTCTCGGCAACGCTGGAGGAGACGATCAAAAATCCCGCCGTGGCCGAGCGCTTCGCCAAGGTCGGCTTCGAGCCCGGCTTCGCGCGCTACAGCGATTGGGCGGGAGCGATCGGCAAGGAGACCGCCGACATGAAGGACATCGCGCAAAAAGCGGGGATCAAGGAGGAATAGTCAGTCCCGCGCATCTGCGCCGGTCCCAGACACAAAAACGGCGCCCGAGGGCGCCGTCTTCAATCCATATCCGCTGAGTGGCTTACGCCGCCTCGGCTTCCTTTTCCTGCACCGGGCCTGAATCCTGGCCCTTGGCATCGACGTCGCGATCGACGAACTCGATCACGGCCATCGCGGCGTTGTCGCCGTAGCGGAAGCCGGCCTTGATGATGCGGGTGTAGCCGCCCTGGCGGTCCTTGTAGCGGGTCGCCAGCGTGTCGAAGAGCTTCTTGACCATGTCGACGTCGCGCAGCTCCGAGATCGCCTGGCGGCGCAGCGACAGACCGCCCTTCTTGCCGAGAGTGACGAGCTTCTCGACGATCGGACGGAGCTCCTTGGCCTTCGGCAGCGTGGTGACGATCTGCTCGTGCTTGATCAGCGCGGCCGCCATGTTGGCGAACATCGCCTTGCGGTGCTCGGCCGTGCGGTTGAGCTTCCGATGAACCTTGCCGTGACGCATGTGAGTAGTCCTTCTCGATTGTGTCGCGGTGGTTCAGCGACTGGTTTCAGGTGGGCTTCCTGCGTTCGCCCAAGTCAGCGAGTGGCGATGGTGAGTAGCGAATAGATCTTCTTCCCCTATTCGCCACTCCCTGCTCGCCATTCGCTCAGTAATGATCCTCGAAGCGCTTGGCGAGCTCGTCGATGTTCTCCGGCGGCCAGCCCGGCACTTCCATGCCGAGATGCAGACCCATCTGGGCCAGCACTTCCTTGATCTCGTTCAGCGACTTGCGGCCGAAGTTCGGGGTGCGGAGCATTTCCGCTTCGCTCTTCTGCACGAGGTCGCCGATATAGACGATGTTGTCGTTCTTCAGGCAGTTGGCCGAACGCACCGACAGCTCGAGCTCGTCCACCTTCTTGAGGAAGGCCGGGTTGAAGGCGAGGTCCGGGATGATCTCCTGGGCGACTTCCTTGCGCGGCTCTTCGAAGTTGACGAAGACGTTGAGCTGGTCCTGCAGGATGCGGGCAGCGTAGGCCACCGAGTCATCCGGCGAGATGGCGCCGTTGGTCTCGATCGTCATGGTCAGCTTGTCGTAGTCGAGGATCTGGCCCTCGCGGGTGTTCTCGACCTTGTAGGAGACCTTGCGGACCGGCGAGTACAGGCTGTCGACCGGAATCAGGCCGATCGGCGCATCCTCGGGACGGTTGCGCTCGGCGGGCACGTAGCCCTTGCCGGTGGCGACCGTGAACTCCATGCGGATCTCGGCGCCCTCGTCGAGGGTGCAGATCTGCAGGTCCGGGTTGAGCACGACGACGTCGCCGACGGTCTGGATGTCACCGGCGGTGACGACGCCGGGGCCCTGCTTCTTCACGACCATGCGCTTGGGGCCTTCGCCCTGCATCTTGATCGAGATGTCCTTGATGTTGAGCACGATGTCGGTGACGTCCTCACGGACGCCCGCGATCGAGGAGAACTCGTGCAGCACGCCGTCAATGTGCACCGACTGCACCGCCGCGCCCTGAAGCGAGGAGAGCAGGATGCGGCGCAGCGCATTGCCGAGCGTCTGGCCGAAGCCACGCTCGAGCGGCTCGGCGACGATCGTCGCGAAACGCGAGGAGTCGCTGCCGGGCGTAACCTGGAGCTTGTTCGGCCGAATCAGTTCTTGCCAATTTTTCTGGATCGTCACTGTTTCACCCATACAGGCCAGTCGAACTGCCATTGCAGACACTGGCGTTGGAGAAAGGCCGCAGGTCGCACCCGCGGCTTCTTGCAAAGTCATTGCGGGCGCCGATGCGCCCGCAACTCGTAAAAATCAAACGCGACGACGCTTGCGCGGACGGCAACCGTTGTGCGGGATCGTGGTCACGTCGCGGATCGAGGTGACGGTGAAGCCGGCGGCCTGAAGCGCGCGGAGCGCCGATTCGCGGCCCGAACCGGGACCGGCGACTTCGACTTCCAGCGTGCGCATGCCGTGCTCCTGCGCCTTCTTGGACACGTCCTCGGCGGCAACCTGCGCGGCGTACGGGGTCGACTTGCGCGAGCCCTTGAAGCCCATCGTGCCGGCGGAGGACCAGGCAATCGTGTTGCCCTGCGCGTCGGTGATGGTGATGGTCGTGTTGTTGAACGACGAGTTCACATGCGCGACGCCGGAGGCGATGTTCTTGCGCTCACGACGACGAACGCGGGTGGCTTCCTTGCCCATTGAGTCCCTTTCCTGAAGATCTCAAACGCCGCCGTAATGCCAGCGGCTACACCTGTGGAACGAAAGGCGCGCGGCGAACGGGCATCCCCGGTTCGCCGCACGCCGCGACTAGATTCGAAAACTTACTTCTTCTTGCCGGCGATGGCTTTCGCCGGACCCTTGCGCGTGCGCGCATTGGTGTGGGTGCGCTGGCCGCGCACCGGCAGACCGCGACGATGACGCAGACCGCGATAGCAGCCGAGGTCCATCAGACGCTTGATGTTGATACCGACCTCGCGGCGCAGGTCGCCCTCGACGAGATAGTCGCGGTCGATCACTTCGCGGATCTGGAGCACTTCAGCGTCGCTGAGCTGATTGACGCGACGATCCACGGGGATCTTCACCTTCTCCAGGATCTCACCGGCGATCTTCTGACCGATGCCATGGATGTACTGGAGCGCGATCAGCACGCGCTTGTTGGTGGGAATGTTCACGCCGGCAATACGGGCCACGGCCTTCTCTCCTGTTGCCGATCCTCGTCAGGATCGGGCTTTAAGTGCTTGTGTTCTCGGGCAGGTGTTCACAAACGCGAACACGACGCCCTCCCCCGGTCTTCCTGGGGCCCGGCATCGTCTGAAACTATCCGACTTGGATGCGGGGCTTATTAGGGGATTCCGGGGGCTTTCGTCAACCGCTGCTAGCGCTTGGCTCGCTTTTTCGTGACCTTTTTTGCAGCCTTCCTGGCACCCTTTTTGACCGCCTTTTTGGCGGCCTTCTTGGTGGCCTTCTTGACCGTCTTCTTGACGGTCTTCCTTGCTGCTGTCTTGGAACGCTTGACGGTCTTCTTGGCCGCCTTTTTGACGGATTTGGCTGGTTTGGCGGCCTTTTTG contains:
- the rplQ gene encoding 50S ribosomal protein L17; amino-acid sequence: MRHGKVHRKLNRTAEHRKAMFANMAAALIKHEQIVTTLPKAKELRPIVEKLVTLGKKGGLSLRRQAISELRDVDMVKKLFDTLATRYKDRQGGYTRIIKAGFRYGDNAAMAVIEFVDRDVDAKGQDSGPVQEKEAEAA
- a CDS encoding zinc-binding alcohol dehydrogenase family protein, giving the protein MKAVGYKKSLPIEDADSLFDFETAKPEPKGRDIRVAVKAISANPVDYKVRKRAAPPEGETKILGYDAAGVVDAVGPEVTLFKPGDEVFYAGSILRQGTNAEFHLVDERIVGNKPKSLSFAQAAALPLTSITAWELLFDRLGAVPGKSVDPRTLLITGGAGGVGSILIQLARRLTGLTVLATATRPESRTWCLELGAHAVIDHGKPMKEQIEKLKLPPVALVASLTFTDQHYKAIADFMAPQGRFGLIDDPPEFTMSTFKGKAISVHWESMFTRSSFQTSDMIAQHHLLNDVADLIDKGVLRTTLDQTFGTINAANLKRAHALLESGKSRGKIVLEGW
- a CDS encoding helix-turn-helix domain-containing protein, with the protein product MKRRNFARRPGCAVEATLDLIDGKWKGVILYHLQSGTQRFGELRRRMPGITQRMLTKQLRALEEDKLVIRRVYAEVPPRVEYCLSELGESLKPVIDTLKTWGESHQERLSCAPEPVVVRKPKRAA
- a CDS encoding tripartite tricarboxylate transporter substrate binding protein; translated protein: MKRTALTVALGLLGLMGSNSLAPAQAVYPDKALQLIVPFPPGGASDVVARIIGGELETRLGKPVIIINRPGGGTTIAAKEVARAAPDGYTLFFSSNSSFTLPAAVKETVPYDAAKDFEPLGQVGKITLVLVTYKDNPVKDVAALVAEAKANPDKLSLASFGVATVSHFAGELFKSAAGIKMVHLPYKGSAPAMNDLIGKHIQYHVDTVIAVKPQVEAGTVKVLAAFSAKRTPFLPDVPTLAELGYGNIDFASWGAVVAPKGLPPAVRDKLSATLEETIKNPAVAERFAKVGFEPGFARYSDWAGAIGKETADMKDIAQKAGIKEE
- the rpsK gene encoding 30S ribosomal protein S11 — encoded protein: MGKEATRVRRRERKNIASGVAHVNSSFNNTTITITDAQGNTIAWSSAGTMGFKGSRKSTPYAAQVAAEDVSKKAQEHGMRTLEVEVAGPGSGRESALRALQAAGFTVTSIRDVTTIPHNGCRPRKRRRV
- a CDS encoding OprO/OprP family phosphate-selective porin — encoded protein: MSRTRIAATAIGLAGALAASQAQAQSASSSEQEIALLKQQLKLLEQKLDKLQSQTAANIAAAAKARTEAKAEARSEAKAVVANANAAIPVKGPAPASGVVVTMPNNRPTICTADQANCVGITSRLHWDVGGYDYRPNTAATVPQKLDSGQNVRRARIGVTGKFFNDWNFALVYDFGGSSDGFGGAAPGSLPGGGLSGVENAYLSYTGLKPFGGRMAIEAGIMDLPYTMDEATSSNDIMFMERASPGVIATNIAAGDFRSAAGARWYNDQLWIGGYITGPSTGAIHSASSVSPPGTSEQYGAVARVAGNPISAKDYSVHIGANAQWLIQPPRNLIANTQTVTLSDRPELRLDPTTLISTGAIANASGAQVYSVEAAATYGPLIVQGEYFWYNVDRTANTGVPLVGAPSLKFQGGYAQAGYVLTGEGRTYNAANAAYHGVKPAHPFSLDGGGWGAWEIAGRFSTIDLNDQLATATGVAGGRQTVYTLALNWYVNGNVRFMLDYLHGTVSRQASPVSTADVGSKFDAVAMRTQFAF
- a CDS encoding DUF1330 domain-containing protein gives rise to the protein MTAYVVSEVEMRDAGGFEAYRTLAAKTIALYGGRYLVRGGKAELAEGNLPAKAIVIVEFPSMARLKEWYASPEYAEALKLRQTALERRLLFVEGVPEA
- a CDS encoding SDR family NAD(P)-dependent oxidoreductase, whose translation is MNIDLSGKTALVTGSTAGIGQAIAKGLAASGASVVINGRGQDKVDAAVRKLEGTGARVRGIAADVSTASGCKALVAALPDVDILVNNAGIFEPKDFFDIPDEDWSRFFEVNVMSGVRLSRAYMKGMLQRNWGRIVFISSESGLNIPVEMIHYGMTKTAQLSVARGLAQLTRGTGVTVNSVLPGPTMSEGVETFVKDLARQNGQSVDEAATNFVKQHRPSSLLQRFASVDEIANMVVYVASKQASATNGAALRAEGGIVNTIA
- a CDS encoding DNA-directed RNA polymerase subunit alpha, whose translation is MGETVTIQKNWQELIRPNKLQVTPGSDSSRFATIVAEPLERGFGQTLGNALRRILLSSLQGAAVQSVHIDGVLHEFSSIAGVREDVTDIVLNIKDISIKMQGEGPKRMVVKKQGPGVVTAGDIQTVGDVVVLNPDLQICTLDEGAEIRMEFTVATGKGYVPAERNRPEDAPIGLIPVDSLYSPVRKVSYKVENTREGQILDYDKLTMTIETNGAISPDDSVAYAARILQDQLNVFVNFEEPRKEVAQEIIPDLAFNPAFLKKVDELELSVRSANCLKNDNIVYIGDLVQKSEAEMLRTPNFGRKSLNEIKEVLAQMGLHLGMEVPGWPPENIDELAKRFEDHY
- the rpsM gene encoding 30S ribosomal protein S13, whose amino-acid sequence is MARIAGVNIPTNKRVLIALQYIHGIGQKIAGEILEKVKIPVDRRVNQLSDAEVLQIREVIDRDYLVEGDLRREVGINIKRLMDLGCYRGLRHRRGLPVRGQRTHTNARTRKGPAKAIAGKKK